The following proteins come from a genomic window of Cronobacter muytjensii ATCC 51329:
- a CDS encoding sensor domain-containing diguanylate cyclase, whose product MRIATITNFAYGVTVALTLASGVVLMMASGADKEERAAVRQSAVFDRLTEEIEKEVYSLTEIARLYAVTRQAEDLQAWKDKLATATRDENQLASLQDVGATLEEIEHLRQGLAQARELEDEQQEAMQAIASGDSQRGIHLLFSADYEHQLNQVDFQFAHFRSLLDQRTRATIQAATDASMRLRTLSEIMVALTALLFLFVLGFVLKRRILQPVVKLSDVVNRLATQDYAVEAPLLQQVDEIGDMAQAVHIFRENGLARQRLEQERDADWAIRRLLSRMTQRLQGSETRNDIIELTRLFAPQIAPGLAGRLYVLDAHESLMTCVARWLDVSGGDAAFTPDECWALRRGQMHSPGRDLVDIPCKHLSTFAAPKAICVPLIAQNETIGLLSFEKINEEIEPPYVYLELMAETLALALANQKLRDELIEKAMYDSLTGMRNRYHLEDALHACISQAEASGSPVSCLMIDIDHFKTLNDQYGHDAGDTALKEVARVIRATLSDTAQAFRYGGEEFLVLLPGMGEAQAHALATRILTQVSGLSLRYNGAEIGTVSVSIGLATWPDHARRDNLVKNADIALYLAKEMGRSRIVVANRLKPNA is encoded by the coding sequence GTGCGCATCGCAACGATTACCAACTTTGCCTATGGCGTGACGGTCGCGCTGACTCTCGCCTCCGGCGTGGTGCTGATGATGGCTTCCGGCGCTGATAAGGAGGAGCGGGCGGCTGTGCGGCAAAGCGCGGTATTCGACAGGCTGACGGAAGAGATTGAAAAGGAAGTCTACTCCCTGACTGAGATTGCCCGCCTCTACGCGGTGACCCGCCAGGCGGAAGATCTACAGGCATGGAAAGATAAGCTGGCGACGGCGACCCGCGATGAAAATCAGCTGGCGTCATTGCAGGATGTCGGGGCCACGCTTGAAGAGATTGAGCATTTACGCCAGGGCCTGGCTCAGGCGCGCGAGCTGGAAGATGAGCAGCAGGAGGCAATGCAGGCTATCGCCAGTGGCGACAGTCAGCGCGGCATTCATCTGCTTTTCAGCGCAGACTATGAACATCAGCTCAATCAGGTCGATTTTCAGTTCGCGCATTTTCGAAGCCTTCTTGACCAGCGCACCCGCGCCACAATCCAGGCAGCCACCGACGCCTCAATGCGGCTGCGAACGCTCTCCGAAATCATGGTGGCGCTGACCGCATTGCTGTTCCTGTTTGTGCTGGGGTTTGTGCTCAAGCGCCGCATTCTGCAACCGGTGGTGAAGCTGAGCGATGTCGTGAACCGGCTGGCGACGCAGGACTACGCGGTGGAAGCGCCGCTGTTGCAGCAGGTGGATGAAATCGGCGATATGGCGCAGGCGGTGCATATCTTTCGGGAAAATGGTCTTGCGCGTCAGCGACTTGAGCAGGAGCGCGACGCGGACTGGGCCATCCGGCGGCTGCTGTCGCGCATGACCCAGCGATTACAGGGCAGCGAAACGCGCAACGATATTATCGAGCTGACGCGGCTGTTCGCGCCGCAAATCGCGCCGGGGCTGGCGGGCCGGTTGTATGTGCTCGACGCGCACGAAAGCCTGATGACCTGCGTCGCCCGCTGGCTTGACGTCTCCGGCGGCGACGCGGCTTTTACGCCCGACGAGTGCTGGGCGCTGCGCCGCGGACAGATGCACAGTCCTGGCCGTGACCTGGTGGATATTCCCTGTAAACATCTCTCGACATTCGCCGCACCGAAGGCGATCTGCGTGCCGCTGATCGCCCAGAATGAAACCATCGGGCTGCTGTCGTTTGAGAAAATTAATGAAGAGATTGAACCGCCGTATGTCTATCTGGAGCTGATGGCCGAGACGCTGGCGCTGGCGCTGGCGAACCAGAAGCTGCGCGATGAACTGATCGAAAAAGCGATGTACGACTCGCTGACGGGCATGCGCAACCGCTATCACCTGGAAGATGCGCTGCACGCCTGCATCAGCCAGGCGGAGGCGTCCGGCTCGCCAGTGAGCTGTCTGATGATTGATATCGACCACTTTAAAACGCTTAACGACCAGTATGGTCATGACGCGGGCGATACGGCGCTCAAAGAAGTTGCCCGTGTTATTCGGGCCACGCTTAGCGACACGGCGCAGGCGTTTCGCTATGGCGGCGAAGAGTTTCTGGTGCTGCTGCCCGGCATGGGAGAAGCGCAGGCGCACGCGCTGGCGACGCGCATTCTGACGCAGGTCAGCGGGCTGTCGCTGCGTTATAACGGCGCGGAGATTGGCACGGTGTCGGTATCCATTGGTCTCGCCACCTGGCCCGATCACGCGCGCCGTGACAATCTGGTGAAAAACGCCGATATCGCGCTCTATCTCGCCAAAGAGATGGGCCGCTCGCGTATCGTGGTGGCGAACCGGCTGAAACCGAACGCCTGA
- the tsr gene encoding methyl-accepting chemotaxis protein, with product MLNRIKVVTSLLFVLALFGLLQMASGGLFFNAIKSDKENFTVLQTIRQQQSTLNGSWVALIQTRNTLNRAGIRYMMDASNMGSGATVQDLMQIASTSLKQAETHWADYQALPRDPRQSEEYAQEIKRNYDIYHGALAELIQLLGAGKINEFFDQPTQKYQDGFEKAYTTYMAQNDRLYELAVEDSNSSYSMAIWILVGVLAVVLGVIVCVWFGIQNTLITPLNRLIDSIRHIASGDLARQIEVDGTNEMGQLAASIKHMQGELVRTVGEVRNGADAIYSGASEISAGNNDLSSRTEEQAASLEETAASMEELTATVKQNAENARQASQLALSASETAQKGGKVVDNVVQTMRDIAGSSQKIADITSVIDGIAFQTNILALNAAVEAARAGEQGRGFAVVAGEVRNLAQRSAQAAKEIKGLIEDSVSKVDVGSTLVESAGETMGEIVSAVTRVTDIMGEIASASDEQSRGIDQVGLAVAEMDRVTQQNASLVEQSAAAAAALEEQASRLTQSVAVFRISQDAREKPREVSPVLASVAPVAPRKPVVAQGSDNWETF from the coding sequence ATGTTAAACCGCATAAAAGTTGTAACCAGTTTGCTGTTTGTTCTGGCCCTGTTTGGCCTGCTGCAAATGGCTTCGGGTGGCCTGTTCTTTAACGCCATTAAAAGTGACAAGGAAAATTTTACGGTTCTGCAAACCATTCGCCAGCAGCAGTCCACGCTGAACGGCAGCTGGGTTGCGCTGATTCAGACCCGTAATACCTTAAACCGCGCCGGCATCCGCTACATGATGGACGCCAGCAACATGGGCAGCGGCGCGACGGTGCAGGATCTGATGCAGATAGCCAGCACCTCGCTGAAGCAGGCGGAAACGCACTGGGCGGATTATCAGGCCCTGCCGCGCGACCCGCGCCAGAGCGAAGAGTACGCGCAGGAAATTAAGCGTAACTACGACATCTACCACGGCGCACTGGCGGAGCTTATCCAGCTGCTCGGCGCCGGGAAAATCAACGAATTTTTCGACCAGCCGACCCAGAAATACCAGGACGGTTTCGAGAAAGCCTATACCACCTACATGGCGCAGAATGACCGCCTGTATGAGCTGGCAGTGGAAGACAGCAACAGCTCCTACAGCATGGCTATCTGGATCCTGGTTGGCGTGCTGGCCGTAGTGCTGGGCGTGATTGTCTGCGTCTGGTTCGGGATTCAGAACACGCTTATCACGCCGCTTAACCGTCTGATTGACAGTATTCGCCATATCGCGAGCGGCGATCTGGCGCGCCAGATTGAAGTGGACGGCACCAACGAAATGGGCCAGCTGGCCGCCAGCATTAAACATATGCAGGGCGAACTGGTGCGCACCGTGGGTGAAGTGCGTAACGGCGCGGACGCGATTTACAGCGGCGCCAGCGAAATCTCCGCCGGTAACAACGATCTCTCTTCCCGTACCGAAGAGCAGGCGGCGTCTCTGGAAGAGACCGCCGCCAGCATGGAAGAGCTGACCGCGACCGTGAAACAGAACGCCGAAAACGCCCGTCAGGCGAGCCAGCTGGCGTTAAGCGCGTCGGAAACCGCCCAGAAAGGCGGCAAAGTGGTGGACAACGTGGTGCAGACGATGCGCGATATCGCCGGCAGCTCCCAGAAGATTGCCGATATCACGAGCGTGATTGACGGCATCGCCTTCCAGACCAACATCCTGGCGCTGAACGCGGCGGTAGAAGCGGCGCGTGCCGGTGAACAGGGCCGCGGCTTCGCCGTAGTGGCCGGTGAAGTTCGTAACCTGGCGCAGCGCAGCGCGCAGGCGGCAAAAGAGATTAAGGGGCTTATCGAAGACTCCGTAAGCAAAGTGGACGTGGGCTCGACGCTGGTGGAAAGCGCAGGTGAGACCATGGGCGAGATCGTGAGCGCCGTTACCCGCGTGACCGACATCATGGGTGAAATCGCTTCTGCTTCTGACGAGCAGAGCCGCGGTATCGACCAGGTGGGCCTGGCCGTCGCCGAGATGGACCGTGTAACCCAGCAGAACGCCTCGCTGGTAGAGCAGTCGGCCGCCGCCGCCGCCGCACTGGAAGAGCAGGCGAGCCGCCTGACGCAGTCTGTCGCGGTGTTCCGCATCAGCCAGGACGCGCGCGAAAAGCCGCGTGAGGTCAGCCCGGTGCTGGCAAGCGTCGCGCCGGTCGCGCCGCGTAAGCCGGTGGTCGCGCAGGGCAGCGATAACTGGGAAACGTTCTAA